A genomic window from Microbacterium sp. ET2 includes:
- a CDS encoding Atu4866 domain-containing protein: MTDLIVTGAILQRTPTDTAVGDLFVRGSMITAEGDPAADSAVVDGRGASIVPLFVDTVFGSPEPPASDAFDLIPGHPATFAVIDDRVGSDEIRHMLVVRPDRLRAVVVDGSVIVRDGHSLRPAGTDLSPSDPRLTAWTDPRRDMTQYLTADGRYSETRGGRRDAWTGQFWIDGARITYLDDSGFWAFGQFHGGQLHHAGFVLES; this comes from the coding sequence ATGACCGACCTCATCGTCACCGGTGCCATCCTTCAGCGGACGCCCACCGACACCGCCGTCGGCGACCTCTTCGTTCGCGGCTCGATGATCACCGCCGAGGGAGACCCGGCAGCTGATTCGGCAGTCGTCGACGGCCGCGGCGCCTCGATCGTGCCGCTCTTCGTCGACACGGTGTTCGGCTCACCTGAGCCACCCGCCTCGGACGCGTTCGACCTCATCCCCGGGCATCCGGCGACCTTCGCCGTCATCGACGACAGGGTCGGCTCCGACGAGATCCGGCACATGCTCGTCGTCCGCCCGGACCGACTTCGCGCGGTCGTCGTCGACGGTTCGGTGATCGTCCGGGACGGTCATTCACTTCGGCCGGCGGGCACCGACCTGAGCCCCAGCGATCCGCGCCTCACGGCGTGGACCGACCCGCGCCGCGACATGACGCAGTATCTGACCGCGGACGGCCGGTACAGCGAGACCCGCGGCGGCCGCCGAGACGCCTGGACCGGGCAGTTCTGGATCGACGGAGCGCGGATCACCTACCTCGACGACTCGGGATTCTGGGCGTTCGGGCAGTTCCACGGCGGTCAGCTGCATCACGCGGGCTTCGTGCTGGAGAGCTGA
- a CDS encoding VOC family protein gives MLIVGSIVIRVDDLDAQTAFWTQALDYEVREPRDDDFALLRPRSGTGPNVSLDAVPAPRTLPPRIHLDLYAEDQQAEVARLIALGARVVPWDRMPEDADFVIMEDPEGVRFCVIDARDQLSSTKPA, from the coding sequence ATGCTCATCGTCGGATCCATCGTCATCCGCGTCGACGACCTCGACGCGCAGACGGCGTTCTGGACGCAGGCTCTCGACTACGAGGTGCGGGAGCCGAGGGATGATGACTTCGCGCTGCTGCGGCCGCGGAGCGGGACGGGGCCGAACGTGTCCCTCGATGCGGTGCCGGCACCCCGTACGCTTCCACCCAGGATCCACCTCGACCTCTACGCCGAAGACCAGCAGGCCGAAGTGGCGCGGCTCATCGCCCTCGGTGCGCGCGTGGTGCCCTGGGACCGGATGCCGGAGGACGCGGACTTCGTGATCATGGAAGACCCCGAGGGCGTCCGGTTCTGCGTCATCGACGCGAGAGATCAGCTCTCCAGCACGAAGCCCGCGTGA
- a CDS encoding small multidrug efflux protein, with the protein MSSPYEGFQAFVDQLPEFLQPLLVALLGMIPYVEGEGSAAIGILGGIHPVVAALAGIVGNLLSVVLVVLLGSRVRESVVARRAARTSAAATAPRTSTSSTMVMERPTATDTDTDTEGDSRRAKGRRRLQRWLVRFGVPGASIIAPFALPTQLTAAFFVASGVKKGWVILWQAVAIVLWTGLVAAAALGVVNLFGWQ; encoded by the coding sequence ATGTCCAGCCCGTACGAAGGGTTTCAAGCCTTCGTCGACCAACTTCCTGAGTTCCTCCAGCCGCTGCTCGTCGCTCTCCTCGGGATGATCCCCTATGTGGAGGGTGAGGGGTCTGCAGCGATCGGCATTCTCGGCGGCATCCATCCCGTCGTTGCCGCGCTCGCCGGTATCGTCGGCAATCTCCTGAGTGTGGTTCTCGTCGTCCTGCTCGGCTCGCGTGTCCGCGAGTCGGTGGTCGCCCGCCGAGCCGCGAGGACATCGGCCGCTGCCACAGCGCCGCGGACCAGCACGAGCTCGACGATGGTGATGGAACGCCCGACGGCCACCGACACCGACACCGACACTGAGGGCGATTCTCGACGGGCGAAAGGCCGCCGTCGCCTGCAGCGGTGGCTGGTCCGGTTCGGCGTACCGGGCGCGAGCATCATCGCGCCGTTCGCGCTGCCGACCCAGCTGACCGCAGCGTTCTTCGTCGCCTCCGGGGTCAAGAAGGGGTGGGTGATCCTCTGGCAGGCCGTCGCGATCGTGCTGTGGAC